ACGATAATCGGCGGCGATTGCAGACCGGCCAAAGACGAGGGGAGGGGGAGGTCGCTTCACTCCCGAGTCTGCGTACGGACCGGCGCCGTCTTGCAGTGGAGGGGGCAAAAATCTTTGTGTGTGTGTGGGGGGGGGGGGGGGCGGAAAAATGGCTACTTGTAGACTTCAAACACAGCTCGCGGCTTTTCGGACTCCTGCTTCGTCGGATCGGGCTCGGCGGCTTTGACGCGCGAGGGGTCGAGTTTCTTTTCCTGCACCAGGAAATCGACGACGGCGGTTGCGCGTTTCTGGCAGAGATCGACGACGCGCTCGGGGGGCAGTTCGGTCGCTTCGATGAGCGCTGCCTCCATTTCTTCAATCGGGGGCGGCGGCGCGACGCCGGAACCGACTCGCCGCACGGATGGCGGGGGCGGCTGATTGGCGGCTCTGGCTTTCTCGATCTGCAACTGATCGAAAGCGATCATCGTCTGCTCTTTCAGCTGCTGATCGCTGAGCTTCTGCGAGGCCTTGCCCTTGCCGAAAATGTTCTCGGCGTAGCGCTCGCGCAGAATTTGGCGGCGGAGTTCGAGGCTGTCGGACTCGGGCTCGACCTGGCCGCGAACGGCGAGGGAGATGCCGGGTCGATCGGTCAATCCCTTGACGAGTGTGTCGAGCGCGGAGATCGACTCGGGCGCGAGCTCGAACGAGCCCGCGGCGAAGACGACTTGGGAAAGGTCCTGATCGCCGCCGCCGAACATCGCGCCGAGGATCTGGAAGGGCGCGGTCGCGGCCTTGACGAGCAGACCGGAAAAAGCCTGCCAGATGACGCCACCGAGGCTGAACTTCGGATCGGTGAGATCGCCGGTGAAGGGGATCTTGCTCTTGATCTGGTCGTTGGAATCGCGGAGGAGCGCGAGGCCGAGCTCGAGCGGCGCATCGATCGCATCCTCGCTCTTCACACGCTCGCCGAGCTTGAGGTGATCGAAGGCAAAGTCGATTTCGCCTTTGACTTTTTCGTTCTCGATCTCGAACGGGATCTGCGTCGTCATGCGGCCGTCGGCCATCTGATAGCCGAGGAAGCGGCCGGTGGGGCCGGAGTACGGCGGCACGGGGATCGAGGAAAGCGAGATCTTGATGTTCGCGGTCGGCGAATCCCTGAATGCCTCGGCCGTGCCGGTCACGGCGAGCTTGCCGCTGTTGTTCACTTTCGCGGCGACGTTCACTTCCGAAGGCGTTCCGGCGGCGGTCGAGAGCGGAACGATCGAAACGTTGATGTCTTCGGCGGCGATGACTGTGGCGGGGGAGGTTGAGGAATCGGTGAGGTCGAGCGTGCCGCCGTTGAGTTCGAAGCGATCGAGGTTGATGTTGAATGGGATGAGGCCAGCGAGCGTGAACTTGCCGCGGTCGCTGGGGGGCTCTTTTGTAAAGCCTTCGGGCGGGATGATCGGGGGCGAACCCTTGAGGCCGAGGCCATCGACCGAGACGAGCGTCGCGGCGACGGACTTGGCTTGGGTGTCGAGCTTGAGCGCATCCACTTTCGCGCCCGAAACGGTGAGCGATGTATCGCCCAGTTTGGCGGATTTCGCGGCGACTTGAGAGGCGGATGCATTGCCGCCGACTGTCAGGGAAGGTGTTGTTCCGGGCGCGCCGGCGACGGCGAGTTCGCCGCTGAAGGAGGCGCCGCCGATTCCGGCGGTCACGGGTCCGTGCGCGTCGCTTGCGGAAGCATCGATGCCGCCGAGGGAGGCGTCGCCCTTGTAGGAGATGTTGACTTGGCCCGCGCTCGAGCGGGCGAGCGCCGCTGCGCCCTTGATTCCGAATTGCTCCATCGCGACTTTGGTGTCGCCGGTTTGCGGGAGCGGCCCGCCCGCGGTGACTCCCTCGCCCTTGATGTCGCCCTTCCATTTGATGTCGATATCTGCCGCGGCGGAGGTGTCGAGCGTTGCATCGCTCTGGATGTCGAGTGATTTCGCGCCGAGGACGACGCCATGCTCGGATGATTCGAACGTGAGCGGCGCGATGCGTGTGCGGCCTTTCCAGGCGGTTCTCGCGCCGCCGGCGGGAGGGAGTTCGGCGCGGAAGTCGCCGTTGAGGGCGATGATGCTGTTGCCCAGGCGCGCCGGGGGAAGCGGCGCGAGCGCGGAGGCGGGGATGTAGGGCGAGGCGACTCCCGCGTTGAGGTCGGTCGCTTCGATGTGGCCTTGGATGATCTGGTCGAGCGGCTTGATGTCGCCCTTGATGGCGGCGATGCCTTGCTTTTCGAACTTCACGTTCAGGGCGAAGGGCGTGAGGAATTGATCGGAGCTCTTGATCGGACCGGCGTGGATTGTGACATCGGACATGAACAGTTTCACGGGGTCGGGCGCGGAGAGATCGGCAAACGTGTGGCGGTAATTGGTGATGTCGAGAGCGGTGAGCTCGATCGTCCAGGGATTTTGGATATCACTGAGGAGCTGCTTGAGTCCGGTCAAGAGGCGGACGACGGGATAGGGGATCGCGGCGACGTCTTCGTGGATGATGGGCTCGACTGCGGGGAGTTCCAGTTTTTCGTGCGCGTCGTTGAGCAGGGCATCGGCGATGCGCTGCGGCACGGAACGACCTTTGCTGAGCTCGAGCAGGCTTTCGCCGCCATCGACTTCGACTTTGGCGATCGAGATGCTGCGGGCGTCGGCGTCGGCGTCGATGTCGGTGACGGTGACTTTGTCCGCTCCGGCATCGGCGCGACCTTTGATGATGTCCTGCCAGGGGACGATGAGCTTGGGAGTTTCCAAAGTTGCGGTGGAAACATGGAACTTCGCGACGCGGGGCGAGGCGGCGGGCGCGAAGTCGTAGGAGAGTCTCGCGCCGAGCGTGGCGCCTTCGAGGCTGATGTCGGTGTAGCGCATGACGTAGGGCATGAAGCGGGCGGGCTGGATGCCGACGGCTTCGATCTCGCCCTTGCTCGTGAGCGGGTTGACCTGGAGCGTGCCCGTCCAGGTGACTTTGGCGCCCTCGTCGGTCGAGAACTCGATCTTCATCGGGTTCACGTAGTCGGGGTTGGTATCGACGTTGGTGATGCGGAATGAAGCGCCGTGGATCTCGCGCTCGAAGGGCTTGGGCGTGGAGAGGTCTTTGAGATCGGCCTCGCCTTTTTCGACGGAGAGTTCGCGGACGACCACGCGCGGCAGGCGCTTGAGCGGCTCTTCCGGCTTTGCATTCGGATCTGGAGGAGCCGGCTTGATCAACTTTGCGAGCGTGTTCGTGCCGTCGGCTTCGACGCGCGCGCGGATGAACGGCGCGACGACTTTGACCGTGTCGAAGTGCCACCCGCGGGAGAAGATGGTTGCGAGTGGTTGGAAATTGGCGTCGAGTTGATCGAGCGCGAAAACCTTTTCGCCCGCGAGGTCTTTGACTTCGAGCTTGTCGAGCGAGAGCCAGAAGGTGTAGGGATTGGTGTACGCGCGGTCGAGCGTGATGGTGGCGTTGAGGCGCTTTTGCACCTGCGGCACGATGATCTTGCGGATGATGAGCGGGACGGCGAAGAAGCCAAAGAGCGTGTACAGGATGATGGCGATGGGCAGGTAGACGAGAAGGAAGCGCTTCTTGCGGGACCAGCGGGGCGCTGAATTGGTCATAGCAGAGTTATAACACGCGGGTCGAGCGGCGTCGGCCGGATGGATTTAGCCGAACTCATCCGACCGTTTCGGCGTCGCGAGCTCGAGGCCATGGGGATTCAGCCGAACGGCGAAGCAGAAAGGGCATTCCTCGCGATCCGGCGGGCGCTCTCGGCGCAAGGCGTGGCGCGCAGGGCGTTTTACCAGCCGAGTTTCTTCTCAAAGCGGTAGGGGATGACATCGTTCTCGAGCGGCAATCGGAAGACATCGGGCGATGCATGGTCGTATGCGCGGGTGGGCATGCTCACGAAGAGCGCATCGGTCGCGCCGATGTTCTGATGCGCGTGCCAGACGAATTGCGGGATCGTCATGACGGAACGGTGGAGTTCGGAGCGCACGATTTCGTTGATCATGCCGCGGGTGGGTGAGTCTTGGCGGTCGTCGTACAGAACGACCTTCACCGTGCCTTGGCTGATGAAAATGCGATCGTCGTGTTGATGGTGCTGGTGCCAGCCTTTGACCATCCCCGGTCGGATGGTGAACTGATAGACGTAGGAAAAAGGCGCGGGGTGAAATCCCCACGCCGGATTGAGGATCTCGCAGAGTGTGCCGCGGTCGTCCTGATGTGTGGTGGCGTATCGGATGTCGACGCCTTCGATGAGACGGCCGAGCGGCTTTCCGTCGGGCGTGACCGTGGCGACGTCCTGCCGGGGATGCATGGGCACGGGGTGAATCCCTTGGTTGGAAGTGCGTTGCCGGAGACCCCACCGAGTGCGCGACGGGGCGGCCAAATCTTCCGGGAATGGGCAGAGCCGGACTTGAACCGGCAACCCCAGCATTTTCAGTGCTGTGCTCTACCAATTGAGCTATCTGCCCGGAAAGTAGAGGCGGAAGAGTAGACGCCGCGGGGCGAGCGTCAAGGGGAATGAGCATCGGGCGATTGGCACGCGGAATCGGGCAATCCGAAGGGCGTCGGCATCGTGACGCGCCCCGGCCGGTAACATGCATTCAACATGGACGGCGTGAACGGGCAATCGGAGGCCCGCAATATTCTCGAAGTGCGCAACCTCCTGGTTCGCTTCCCGCGGCATTCTGGCGCGCTCGGCAGACGCACGGGTTGGACCAACGCCGTCGATGGCGTGTCCTTTCACATCGAGCGCGGGCGCACGCTCGGGCTTGTCGGCGAATCGGGCTGCGGCAAGACGACTGTCGGCCGTGCGGTCCTCGGGTTGATCCCCGCGGCGTTGGGCGAAATCGTCTTTGATGGAGTCGATGTGCGCAGGGCGGGGGCTTCGAGATTGCGAGCGCTGCGACGGGAATTGCAGATCGTGTTTCAGGACCCTGGTGGATCGCTGAATGCGAGGATGAAGATCGGCGCGATCGTGGGCGAGCCGCTGGTTGTGCACGGGATCGAAAAGAACGCGGGGGCGCTTCGCGCGCGGGTTGCGGGACTGCTGGAGCGTTGCGGCATGCCGCAGGATTCGATCGAGCGATTCCCGCACCAGTTTTCGGGCGGACAGAAGCAGCGGATCGCGATCGCGCGGGCCATCGCGCTCAAGCCGAAGTTGATCGTCTGCGATGAGCCGACGAGCGCTCTCGATGTATCGGTGCAGGCGCAGATTCTTAATCTGCTCAAGGATCTCCAGCGCGAATCCGGCATGTCGTACCTCTTCATCAGCCACGACATGAACGTGATGCAGCACATGTGCGATTCGATCGCGGTGATGAATGCGGGGAAGATTGTCGAGAGCGGCGCGACGGCGCAGGTGCTGTTTTCGCCAAGGGATGAGTACACGAAGAGATTGCTTGATGCCGTGCCCGTGGCGGAGGTGCGAAGGTAATCGTTGATGAGAGCCGCGCCACCGGCTCGGCAAGAGCAGTGGCGGGCGAGCGATGGCAAACGAGACCCGCAATTCACGATCGATCCAGAGTGTGCTGCTTCGACACACGCTTGCGGATGGCAGCGCGCACCTGGATTGGATGATCGAGCGCGTGGATCCGGCATCAGCGCTGATCACGTTTCGCCTCGCGCTCGAGAGCGATTTGATGCGCGCGGGAGAGATCGGTGCCGAGCGAATCGCGGACCACCGGCGCGACTATCTTGAGTATGAAGGGATCATCACCGGCGGCAGGGGGAGCGTGAAGAGGATTGCCGAGTTTGAAGCATTCGAGCTCCTCGAATCTGAAGATCGCTTCAGCGTGGTTCTGCAGTCGGCGGGCACCGGTGGCCGACGAATGAAATGGACCGGAGAAAGGGAGAATGGGCCTCGCTGGAAGTTCGTCGGCGTGGTATGCTGAAACCGTTCCATCTGCACAAAAGGGGGCCTTCATGCGTCAGCCTTTGCAGTCTCCGGATTCGTTCGGAAGTTCAAGTGGAAATGGATCGGGGGGCGGGTTGCCTCCGATGGGGAGCGGGGGCAATGTTTTTCGCCCCGGGTCTACGGGAATCGGGGCATCAAGCAGCGCGAGCGGCGCGGCGGGTGGCGGGGTTGCCGGAGGCGGTGCCAGCGCGAACGTGCCGACATCGGGCAACGGCGGCTCGGGCGGCATGAACCTTCCGAAGGATGGCCCCGAGGCCAAGCCGAAGATCATGGCCTTTGAGCAAAAGGGCGGCATCGGCAAGACCGAAGATTCGTGGCAGCGCAAGACCAACAAGACCGGGTCGGGCGCCACCCACGTCAAGACCTTTCACGCCAAACTGACGGGTGAATCGCTCGAGTTTCTCGACAAGCAGATCAACGACTGGCTCGATGCGCACCCGGATCACGAAGTGAAGTTCTCAACTTCCACGGTCGGTGAATGGACCGGAAAACTGAAAGAACCCAACGTGATCGTCCAAGTTTGGGTCTGACGACCGGGGCCAAATGCGAACAGAGGGGTTGCCGCGATCCGATAGATGGATCGCGTGTGTGGCATCGCCGGGATTTTCTCGACGGATGGTGTGTTGTCGTCGGCTCGAAGAGAGGCGGTCGAAGCCATGCGCGATCGGCTGGCGCATCGGGGGCCGGATGGTGCGGGCTTGTGGGAGGGGCCGGGCGCGGCGCTCGGGCACCGAAGGCTCGCGGTTGTTGACTTGAGCGCCGCCGCCGCGCAGCCGATGACGACCTCGGATGGCCGATTCGTCATCTCCTACAACGGCGAACTTTACAACGACGCGGAGATTCGACGGGATCTGTCGGCGAGCGGCGTTTCGTTCCGAACCGTGAGCGATACCGAGACGATGTTGCAGGTGCTCGCAACATGGGGCGCCGATGGACTTCGGCGCTGCCGCGGCATGTACGCTTTCTGCTTTGTCGATACGGCGCGCCATGTCGCGATTCTCGGGCGCGACCCGCTCGGAGTGAAACCGCTTTACATCGCCGAAACTGCCGCGCGTGTCGGGGAACCCGCGTCGTTCGGATTCGCGAGCGAGCCCGGAGCGTTCGTCGCGATGCCGGGATTCGAGATCCAGCCCGACGGGTTGGGCGTCGCGGCGTACCTGACAACTTCGCGAACGACGTTCGCCGAACGCACGATGTTCCGGGGAGTTTCCATCGTCCGTCCCGGCCAGATTGTGCGGGTGAACTACGCCGGCGACTCGCTGCGCGTGTCGGTGCAGGAAGTCGGCGAAGCGGGTAGCGTGGCACGGGATGTCGCGCGAGTGGTGCGCGAAAGCGTGATTACTCACCTGCGGAGCGATGTACCGCTGTGCGCATTGCTCTCGGGCGGGCTAGACAGCTCGATCATCGCGGCGGTGACGTGCGGAGAAATCGCTCGAGAAGGAAAGCTGCGTACCTACTGCTCCGGTGCGCGCGGCGCGACGGCTCCCGGCGGTGACGATTTCGCCTTCGCGAGGCTGGTTTCGGAGCGTCTCGGCACGGCGCACACGGAAGTGCCGGTGACGCAGGATTCATTTGCGCGCCTGTGGAGCGAGATCGTCAGCGGGCAGTTGGTGCCGCTCAGCACGCCGAACGAGGTGGCGATCTATGAGGTCGCGCGCGTGCTGCGGAGCGAAGGGCACAAGGTCGCGCTGAGCGGCGAGGGCGCCGATGAATTGTTCGGGGGGTACGACCTGGCGCTCGCTCAGAGCGCGCGGTTTCGTGACGGGTC
The DNA window shown above is from Phycisphaeraceae bacterium and carries:
- a CDS encoding DUF748 domain-containing protein — translated: MTNSAPRWSRKKRFLLVYLPIAIILYTLFGFFAVPLIIRKIIVPQVQKRLNATITLDRAYTNPYTFWLSLDKLEVKDLAGEKVFALDQLDANFQPLATIFSRGWHFDTVKVVAPFIRARVEADGTNTLAKLIKPAPPDPNAKPEEPLKRLPRVVVRELSVEKGEADLKDLSTPKPFEREIHGASFRITNVDTNPDYVNPMKIEFSTDEGAKVTWTGTLQVNPLTSKGEIEAVGIQPARFMPYVMRYTDISLEGATLGARLSYDFAPAASPRVAKFHVSTATLETPKLIVPWQDIIKGRADAGADKVTVTDIDADADARSISIAKVEVDGGESLLELSKGRSVPQRIADALLNDAHEKLELPAVEPIIHEDVAAIPYPVVRLLTGLKQLLSDIQNPWTIELTALDITNYRHTFADLSAPDPVKLFMSDVTIHAGPIKSSDQFLTPFALNVKFEKQGIAAIKGDIKPLDQIIQGHIEATDLNAGVASPYIPASALAPLPPARLGNSIIALNGDFRAELPPAGGARTAWKGRTRIAPLTFESSEHGVVLGAKSLDIQSDATLDTSAAADIDIKWKGDIKGEGVTAGGPLPQTGDTKVAMEQFGIKGAAALARSSAGQVNISYKGDASLGGIDASASDAHGPVTAGIGGASFSGELAVAGAPGTTPSLTVGGNASASQVAAKSAKLGDTSLTVSGAKVDALKLDTQAKSVAATLVSVDGLGLKGSPPIIPPEGFTKEPPSDRGKFTLAGLIPFNINLDRFELNGGTLDLTDSSTSPATVIAAEDINVSIVPLSTAAGTPSEVNVAAKVNNSGKLAVTGTAEAFRDSPTANIKISLSSIPVPPYSGPTGRFLGYQMADGRMTTQIPFEIENEKVKGEIDFAFDHLKLGERVKSEDAIDAPLELGLALLRDSNDQIKSKIPFTGDLTDPKFSLGGVIWQAFSGLLVKAATAPFQILGAMFGGGDQDLSQVVFAAGSFELAPESISALDTLVKGLTDRPGISLAVRGQVEPESDSLELRRQILRERYAENIFGKGKASQKLSDQQLKEQTMIAFDQLQIEKARAANQPPPPSVRRVGSGVAPPPPIEEMEAALIEATELPPERVVDLCQKRATAVVDFLVQEKKLDPSRVKAAEPDPTKQESEKPRAVFEVYK
- the asnB gene encoding asparagine synthase (glutamine-hydrolyzing), whose amino-acid sequence is MDRVCGIAGIFSTDGVLSSARREAVEAMRDRLAHRGPDGAGLWEGPGAALGHRRLAVVDLSAAAAQPMTTSDGRFVISYNGELYNDAEIRRDLSASGVSFRTVSDTETMLQVLATWGADGLRRCRGMYAFCFVDTARHVAILGRDPLGVKPLYIAETAARVGEPASFGFASEPGAFVAMPGFEIQPDGLGVAAYLTTSRTTFAERTMFRGVSIVRPGQIVRVNYAGDSLRVSVQEVGEAGSVARDVARVVRESVITHLRSDVPLCALLSGGLDSSIIAAVTCGEIAREGKLRTYCSGARGATAPGGDDFAFARLVSERLGTAHTEVPVTQDSFARLWSEIVSGQLVPLSTPNEVAIYEVARVLRSEGHKVALSGEGADELFGGYDLALAQSARFRDGSHALVRNHPALGPGAFELRANAWLSPDAYHDVLTPQFLTRIGRGDELTEIFEREFAESASRAQERGHDDPLQAHLCFQQRMNLSGLLLRLDSATMCAGVEGRTPFADARVRAIAESLPMSDKFDVRGDRVVSKTKIALRRAFAGMLPQEVVAREKASFPLPFQNWIGCARRAMLESEALREFVREDAIQTAAANPSQYWHLAWPIANLAHWLEAIENTRRPTVPLAA
- a CDS encoding ABC transporter ATP-binding protein, with amino-acid sequence MDGVNGQSEARNILEVRNLLVRFPRHSGALGRRTGWTNAVDGVSFHIERGRTLGLVGESGCGKTTVGRAVLGLIPAALGEIVFDGVDVRRAGASRLRALRRELQIVFQDPGGSLNARMKIGAIVGEPLVVHGIEKNAGALRARVAGLLERCGMPQDSIERFPHQFSGGQKQRIAIARAIALKPKLIVCDEPTSALDVSVQAQILNLLKDLQRESGMSYLFISHDMNVMQHMCDSIAVMNAGKIVESGATAQVLFSPRDEYTKRLLDAVPVAEVRR
- a CDS encoding dTDP-4-dehydrorhamnose 3,5-epimerase family protein, which translates into the protein MPMHPRQDVATVTPDGKPLGRLIEGVDIRYATTHQDDRGTLCEILNPAWGFHPAPFSYVYQFTIRPGMVKGWHQHHQHDDRIFISQGTVKVVLYDDRQDSPTRGMINEIVRSELHRSVMTIPQFVWHAHQNIGATDALFVSMPTRAYDHASPDVFRLPLENDVIPYRFEKKLGW